From Quercus lobata isolate SW786 chromosome 1, ValleyOak3.0 Primary Assembly, whole genome shotgun sequence, one genomic window encodes:
- the LOC115982770 gene encoding tRNA (guanine(10)-N2)-methyltransferase homolog — MWYLCMFFHRLLDYRKAEVESLAQLFLDGKDNWSSLEWRLPLHHHPDSPFHYVNLPSEDIARNIANRSILVKGIYEIWGEGSSYEELEECIRSYPDERKLPYLEPGTTFKITVDSFGKVISFQDQNDRIKRFTYIPFKGQVNLKNPDHKFWVMETDDYGSSNGLPPVEGRRIFFGREVGGANRSLLPTYQLKSRNYLGPTAMDAEMAFLMANQALATPGKLVYDPFVGTGSILVAAAHFGAMTMGADIDIRVVRDGRGPDCNVWSNFKQYGLPMPVGLLRADNNLPPWRPGLKEVFDAIICDPPYGVRAGGRKSGGRKLLKGTVDPYTVPDDKRTDHIPSTGAYSLVECVHDLLDLAARMLIMGGRLVFFYPVLREDDNVENHFPEHPCFKLIATSEQILSSRYSRVLLTMVKISPYTEEIAEAARIKHIDFRENHLKWLEDGNLHSAVFSPDPQLTATGDSKLGKEPKPKYRGKYV, encoded by the exons atgtgGTATCTGTGTATGTTCTTCCACAGATTGTTAGATTACAGAAAAGCAGAGGTCGAATCACTAGCACAACTCTTCTTAGACGGCAAAGACAACTGGTCTTCGTTGGAGTGGAGGCTTCCGCTACATCACCACCCCGACTCTCCTTTCCATTACGTCAACCTCCCTTCCGAGGATATCGCTCGTAACATCGCCAATCGAA GTATACTTGTGAAGGGTATATATGAAATTTGGGGAGAAGGGAGTAGCTATGAAGAATTGGAAGAGTGCATAAGGAGCTATCCAGATGAGAGGAAGTTGCCATATTTGGAGCCTGGAACCACTTTCAAAATTACTGTTGATAGCTTTGGGAAAGTCATTAGCTTCCAAGACCAAAATGATCGAATTAAACGATTTACCTACATTCCTTTCAAG GGTCAAGTTAATTTGAAGAATCCAGACCATAAGTTTTGGGTTATGGAAACTGATGACTATGGATCTAGTAATGGACTTCCACCAGTTGAAGGAAGGAGAATCTTTTTTGGTCGGGAAGTTGGGGGTGCCAATAGGAGCCTTTTGCCAACATATCAGTTAAAAAGCCGCAATTATCTTGGCCCAACTGCCATGGATGCAGAAATGGCTTTCTTAATGGCCAACCAAGCATTGGCCACACCGGGCAAACTTGTCTATGACCCATTTGTTGGCACTGGTAGCATTCTTGTTGCTGCAGCTCACTTTGGAGCAATGACAATG GGTGCAGACATAGACATTAGGGTAGTTCGTGATGGGCGAGGCCCTGATTGTAATGTTTGGAGCAATTTTAAGCAG TATGGGTTACCGATGCCAGTTGGACTGTTGAGGGCAGATAATAACCTTCCTCCATGGCGCCCTGGATTGAAAGAG GTATTTGATGCAATAATCTGTGATCCTCCTTATGGAGTTCGTGCTGGGGGGCGTAAATCTGGTGGACGTAAGTTGCTGAAGGGGACTGTGGACCCTTATACTGTTCCTGATGACAAGAGGACAGACCACATACCATCCACTGGAGCTTACAGCTTAGTCGAGTGTGTCCATGATTTGCTTGACCTTGCTGCTAGGATGCTTATAATGGGGGGCAGGCTTGTTTTCTTTTACCCTGTATTAAGAGAAGATGATAATGTAGAAAACCATTTCCCAGAGCATCCATGTTTCAAACTGATTGCTACTTCCGAGCAGATATTGAGCTCACGTTATAGCCGTGTATTACTGACCATGGTCAAGATAAGTCCCTACACTGAGGAAATTGCAGAGGCAGCTCGGATAAAACATATAGATTTTAGGGAAAACCATCTGAAGTGGTTAGAAGACGGTAATCTTCATTCTGCAGTTTTCAGTCCAGATCCTCAGTTAACTGCAACTGGTGATTCTAAACTCGGTAAAGAACCTAAGCCAAAATATAGAGGGAAATACGTATAG